DNA sequence from the Deltaproteobacteria bacterium HGW-Deltaproteobacteria-2 genome:
TGTTTCTTCATTCATTCCCCTTCTAGTATTTTAAAAATGCTTCTGATTAAGTTATTTGTGAAGATTAAAGACTGTAAAAAAATACTCTTATGGAATTAATTTGTCAATAGGGGGGTAGTTACCCCCTACCCGGTATAGTCAAAAATGGATGTTTATTGCCACGGTTGATAGTTACTGACCAGCCTCTGAAATTTCCCTAAAGTTTTTTATAAAGTAATTTTAGATAACAGGATGTATTTTCTTCTTTATAAAAAAATGAATGGTGTTAGCATAATTGAACGATTTTTAAAGAAAGATAAGTTCGTGTATTAATTGTTAGGTGTTGTTAAACATTGAAAGGAAAGAAACGCAATGGATACATCAAAGGACTATTCCGATAAAAATATCTTGTTGCAACTGACTCGTGAACAGAGGTTACAAATCTATAAAGAAGAAAAGGAACGAATAAAACCGGAGCAGAAATGGCTCTCAGATAAAAATAAAAGGATTATTATAATTCTATATATTATAGGTTTAGTGACGGCTTATTTCGGTAAAACTTTCATTGAATTATTTAAGACCGGACAATGGAATTATAAACCAAACTCAGAAATTATACTTCAACTTCTCAACTCTGTATTTTTACTATTCATGCCATTAATAGCAGGTTTTGCAACAGTCTTTATTATTTATATGCCTATTATGATGGTTTCTCTGTTAATTTTTGATTTCGACTTGACGGGATATCTGATGAAGATTTTCCATCTTGACGACGAATAAGATCGTAACGATTGTGCATAGCTTAGTATATTTTTTATTATCATTAACTTAATAACAGGGCATAAAAAGAAAGTCGCAAGATTAGTTAATAAAACTATGAATATCAATATAATATACATAGTCTATGATATTGGATTGAATTGTTGAAAGGTAAGTGCACTTCGTAATATAAAGAAATTTTTTAACAAAACTTAAAACACCAGGTTACCGTAAGACCTTTAACAAGACTCTTTTTTACTTCTATACGTGGCTATCATGTAAACGCATATAGATTTACTTGTTGCTTATGCTTTTTCCTATGCCTTAACTCTAACCGTTACCTTTACCTTAACTCATACCTATACTTTAACCTATACTTATACCTTTACCTGTACCTATACTTATACCAGTACCAATTTAATATTGCTGTAAGCCTTGTAAATAAATAGTTTGCAAAGATTCATTGTCAATTTAATTTCTCTATTAAAGAATCAATTACAGAATAAAGTTCGCTATTTTTTTTGTGTGAACCGTCTTTGTTTTTAGTTATGGTTTTAATATGCGCTTTAAAAGTTCCGTTCTTAAATATTGACGGTGACATTCTGTCTTTTCTTGCCGGATTAATATTGTTATTGGCAAGAACCCATTGCTTATAATATTTTGAACCCGGCGGGACTTTCTTAAAAGCGTTCATTGCCATAAATATTTCTATTCCCTCATATTCATACGGTTCTATAATTTGAAACCACAAGTAAATTTTCGTTGTTCCGTAGTAATTTTTCAAATCATATTTTATATAACAGACTTTACACAACCCCTCTGGAATACTCGGCCTTGCTTCCCCGGCCTCAAACCACCCTTCTAAATCTTGTTTTTCCAGTTCTTCAAATTTATGCAACTGCTGTTTGTTTAATTTCTCTGCCAAAGGCATTTCTTTCACCCCTTAACAAAATAATTTTATCTTCAAAGTTCCCCTTAAAAAGTAAATCAATTTTAAATTCTATCTCTGCCAGTGCACCCATAAGCCCGGCAAAATAAGCCGCGCCTTGCTCCGTTAATGCGCCGGGATTCTCTTTTACTTGTATTTTGACTTTGTGCAGTTCGCGGGATTGCTGGCAAAGTTTCTCATAAAGATTATTAATTGCCTCTTCATAATCTTTTTGAATTTTCTTTTCTCGCGCGATTGTCGGATCAACCCGGACAGGCTGGCCGCTTTTTATTCCTAGATAAATAAGCGCGTCTTTAAAAGTGATTCCCTTCAGTTTCATAATGAATGAAATCACGTCCCCGCTTTCACCGCACCCCCAGCAATGAAAAGTCTGTCTATCCCTATTCACCATAAAAGAGGGTGTTTTTTCAGAATGAAAAGGACAAAGTGCCTTGCCACGTTTCAATTCAATTCCTTCCTGTTCAATAACGTGTTTAATGTCTGGTTTATTGTCCATTAATCCTTTCCCTTAACCAATAGAGTCATGTTGCTAGAACCCCTTCTACAAAAGCCGCCAGAGCATTAGAAAGCGAATTTAAAGCCGCGCCGCCCTCATCTTTTCCATGTGATCTTTAGGCATGATTCTTTTTACAGTTCGCTTTTCCCGGTTTTGGTTGTAGGCCATGAAAGGATGAAGTGAGCAATGCGGCATATTACAATCAACTTTTCCGTCTGCGTAATATCCGGCGCAATCATAACAATGAGCATTGGCCGCCTGTTTTAAAGTTAGCTTCTGGCCGGATAAGTGTTTAAGCAATTCATTTTTCCCTTTGGCCGTCTTTCCGTATTTTCGTATGTTCTTAATTCTTTCAATCATGCCACTACCTCATCAAATGTAATGCGCCGACCTTCCATGAAAGCAATCACATCTTCGCTTTTGTATCTGATTGAGCGCCCGCCCACTTTCAGATAAGGCAAACCCTTGCGCATGAAACGTTCATTGCGTAATGTTGAAACCGCGCGGCCTGTTATTGCCGCAACTTCCTTTTCATTGAGATACGTTTTTCCTAATAACTCTTTTTCTGACATTTTATTTCCCCCTTAAGTGATTTACAGTTACGGAAAAAGAAAACCCGTAAGCTGAATGAAACTTACGGGCATATAATAATACTGGAAGTGATTATTGGCAAGAAAAGCTTAGTCTTTACAATTACTTATGTCCCTTAAAATTTAGGGGACAGGCGAAATTTAGGGGACAAGTTTATAAATATGTAACAGGATCATCTTCTCTTTGTTTGCGCTTTTTTTCCTTCTCATATTCTCTAGCGCAACTTTCTTCATAACAACGTTGTCTCTTATTATCCTTCGCAATGAAAAAAAGATTACAATAGGGGCATTTCTTCAATCTCTTTCTATCTTCTTTTTTATTGATAAATTGCATTGCAGAAAAACAGCAAACTCTAAAGATCAAATTATCCCATTCAAACATAAATTGAAAACTATTTCCGCGATACCAATGACCTACTGACTTCATTTCCCAACTACCAATGAAATTATCACTACCATATCCTTCAGCCCATTCACCAAATTCATATTCTTCAAATGGCAACTGCATTTTTATAATATCATCTTGATCATCAAGATAGTAATCGTGCCTACATTCGTTATATGATTGCAAAATGGTATGAATTAGACTTATCTCTATTAGCTCATTGCTGTGAGTAAGTTCTTCAAGAAAGTGTCTAAGGAATCCTCTAAGTATGCCCATATCACCGTTTCTATCAATAAGATAATTAAGTTCATCCATTGTTTTTTGAGAAATATATCGAAACCTGTCGTCAGTAATTTGCTTTTTTATTTTCTCAATTTCGTCATGAACATTTCTCAATTCTTTATATTCAAATTGATATAGTGGGTTCAATCGTTTATCAGAAAAATCAATCGAAACCTCATCGGGTTTAGGCAGTATGTCTTCTGACCAATCCAAGTATTGCGGTGCAAGAGTGAATACAAGAGCTTTTCTTGAGTCATCAAAATCTTTAAACTTTAGATATTTTCTTTTTGTTTCTTTGCTATCTTCTTCACTTGAAGACCTTTCAATAATAGTGTCCTGTATGAGATCAGGGGCTTCGTGCAATACAAGCAATGCTTCTGCTTCACGCATTTTTAGGGCAACAGCTCTTCTTTCTGTATCATTAAATTCACTTAGAAAATCGTCGTATAGTTTTTTTATTTCGTTAACTTCGTACAAAAACAAATCATCAGTTTTAAATAATTTACATATATTATCAAACAAAACAAGGTAAGCCGCCAAGGTTGTTTCTGCGTTTACAAGATGAGCTAAAAAAGCTCCGTATTCTTTAGGTGGAAATGAAAAGCGTTTACGTTTTTTATCCATTGCTTCCCCTCTCACAAGCTTCCCCTATGATTTATCCGGGGAAACGGAAAGGGGTGCTTCCGCTTATCGGCTGGCCTGCCTATCCCCGGACTATTCTTTTTTATAGTGTGCGAAAATCCCCTCTAATCTTGTTTGCTCACACCACCTTTGACAAGTTTTAAGCCTTGTATTTCATGCCGTCCCTGTTTTTGTAACCTTACTTTTTCAAATTCTCTTTTTCGCTTTATTTCTTCAATGTCTTTTTGTATTCCATTAAGTATCTTTATTATTTCCCGTTCTGTATTCATTTGCGCCCTCTCTTATTTATGCCTTTTTTTCTTTGTGAAGTTCAACCACGTTTTTATTTGTTGCCGCGTCAATGATATTCCCGGCCAATGTTGAAGCGTTCCTCAATGCCTCATCTCTTAAATGCGCATACCTTTGAGTCATAACCGGGGATTTATGCGTTAATAGCTTTTGTATTGTATATAAATCAACTTTGCCACTTGAAGCAAGCATAGAAGCGAATGAGTGCCTTAAACCATGCAAGGCGCGAAAGTCTGCCGGGATTCCAGCCGCCTTTTTAATTGGATTCACGCGGCGGCGTATATCTGTAAAGGGTTCACCGTCTGGCCTTAGAAAAACATATTCAGAAATTTCCTTTTTATTGTTTCTTATGATTTCAGTTTTGGGGTGATTCTCTAAGACTTGTCGCGCCTGTTCATTCAGAGGGATTTTCTGACTAACGCCGCCCTTTGGGTTTCTTATAGCGATAAAGCCGCGCTGAAAATCAATGTCATTCCATTTCAACTTGAACATTTCCCCGCGCCGCATACCCGTATATAAAGCAAGGCGCATAATGTTGGCCGCCTCAATATCTTCTGACTTATCAATGGCCGTTAATAGGTTTTTTAATTGTTCGGGGTTTAAATCTTCTGTCTTTTGGTTATCAACTTTTATTGTTTCAACTATGAAATTCAGATTGCCGCATAATTGCCGGGATACTCCGAAATTGACTATGCGCTTAAGCAATCCAAAAACATGTTTGACTGTTTGAGGCTTTAAAGTCTTTAGTAATCTAATGCGCAAACGATCAGCTTCAAGCCTTATAATCTTGTGCGGTTCTTTATTGCCAAAGTCCGGCATTAGATATTTTTCAAATCTTCCCCTGTCTGTATTGATTGCTTTAGAGTCTGCCTTATTTGCTTCATATTCTTTCCACAAACGCGCCAGAGTCATTTTCCCGGCCTCTGCTAACTTTGCCGCCCTCACTTGCTCACGCCGGGAAGTATTAGAAGGTTCTTTTCCCTTTGAACGTTCGGCACGAATACCCGCCGCCTTTGCCGCCGTCATGTCATTTTCAAATTGACGGCCTGCCTTTTCTTCAATCTTTTTACCATTAAGATAATAGATAATATAGAATGTTTTTTCTTTCCCTTTAGCTATGTAATAAACGCCCGGATATTTCGTCTTTATTCGGTCTTGCTTTGGCATTTCTCATTTCCCCCTTGTCTTTGTATGCCTTAAATATTTTCCCCTACACTATCCCCTACACTTGAAATAAATATAGCAATTAATAATAGTAAGTCAAGGGAAATGATATATGCCTTGATAGCATTGAATTATCTAGGATTAGATTATTAAAGGTATGAAAAAGTAAAACAGGGATAAAGGTTAGAATTCGGCCTCTCACGCCGGAAACCGGGGTTCAACTCCCCGTGGGACTACCATAAACTTGTCTAACAATTTCAACTGCTTATAGTGCTATTAATTTTTGTTGTTGTTGGTTTTGATACATGGTCGTGACTTTTGGTCGTGAATTTCTATTCGATAGAATTTCAAGAGCCGGTCTGATCGGTGCAAGTCCATGAATATATCTTTCCGTTGTCGCTAATTTCCTGTGTCTCAAAATACTTTGAATCGTCACCATCGGAACACCCGCTTGAGCTAAGATACTAGCCGTCAAATGTCTTACGGCGTGCAATCCGAAAGGCTTAACACCTGCCTTATTACAAATTCGCCTCATATGACGTTGACGAGCTATAAATGGAACACCTTTTTCAGGATTAGGAAACACCCATTCGGTTTTTGTTGCTTGCCGGTGTAGAATCATTGCATTAAAAAGTTCATCTGTCATTGGCAGCCAATCATATTCAAGGCTACCACCAAGTCTTTTTCTTGTTCCGATTCTCACCTGCTGACCGGCAAAATCAACATCATCCCATTTCAATCGGTATAGCTCCGATCTTCTGGCAGCCAAATGAAGATAGGCAAGGAGCATTACTTTATCTTGCCCCTCTAGGCTTTCATAGACGCTCCAGAAATCACTTTCCGGAGGCACGTAACGATTATGTCTCTCTTCCGGAAAACGCTCCGTTAAACAAGGATTAGGTGAAGGCAGACTCAAATATTTAATGCCCCAATTCCACCCAGCGAGCAGATTTTTTCTTTCCTTATTCGCCGCATAACCTGATCGCTTTGTCGCTTGCATCCGCAGATAATTGAGCACTATGACAGGCTTAATACTTGCAACCGGCAGAGATGGATCAACTTGTTTGAAAAATCTTTTGAATACTGATTTCTTTTCATCAAAGGTTTTTGCCGAAAATTTGATTTCCGCATATTCAAGATATTTTATTGCCCATTCAATGAGCGTCAAGGATTCCGAAGGGATCATCAATTCTTTTTCTGGTGTGTTTCTTATTTCCGATTCCCATGCAAGGGCTTTTGCCTTGGTATCGAATATCCTGTAATACCTCTTGCCCTGTCTCATCACATCGGCTATCCACTCTGTCTTGTTCTTCTTCTTTCGCTTGTAAGGCATGACTTGTCTCCTCTATTGCGTGAATGATTAAATTTTCAAAGAACAAGAAACGGCGTCCTAGCCTAATACCACCAATGAGATGATAATATCGCCTTACAGTCTCAGCGTCAACTCCGAAATATTCAGCAACTTCCTGAGCTGTCAACTTCTTGCCTAGCTTATTATTTAATTCATCCATAATATTAATTATTATAACTACTTATAAGTATGGCATTCTAGACACTATTATGATTCAAGCAACGGTATTATGTCCCGTTTGCTATCATTGAGACCTTTCCTCTGTTGCCTATGCAAACAGAGAATTCTGAAGTAAAGGACATCCATCTTGAAAATACTTCAACGGCCCGCCCACATCTATATCGCCCTTTTTAAATGCGTATGCTGATTTACAAAGATATTCTTCAGCGCCGCATCCTTTTCCTTTATACGGATGAATCCTTGCATATCCACCCATCTTATTATGCAAATCCATATATCCTAGTCTATTTACCCATTCCGGCACTCTACCTATCAGATCGTGGAAATGTATCGCGCCACGATATTGTTCTTCTCTAGCTCTAATCCAGATGACCCCGTCATTAGGTCTTTTCCAATATCTGACGCCGAATATTTCCCTGTTCAGAATATGGATAAGTTTATCGTGAATTTTTATAGCCGCTTCCGGGTGAATCATTTCATCAGTAAAGGGATTATCCCTATATGTGAAATGACAAAACCAACTCCACGGCCACTGGCTAACAAAACTCACCCATTCTTTTGGTAAGTTATTGGGTCTAAACATATAACCTTCCCGTTTCTCTGTTTCTTATCCCACAGGCAATTTCTTCTAAATTTTATCTTATGACGTTTAAATAACCTCACATGCAACCGTCTATCTTCTTTCAGACCATTCATTATCTGGGTCAACGTATTGACTCCAGGTGATACATATTTACTAGCACTCGTACTTTCGCACATGCGCGCCTGCTCGCTCGCGGGCGCTCTACCCGCGCCGCTGCGCGCAGGCTCTCTAGATTTAATCCGATTTTGTATGTTTTTTAATTCGTAAGTAAGACGCTTTTTCGAACCGTTCATTCTCAAATCCTCATAGCTGGATGAGAGCCTTGACAGGTTCAAGATGCACTGATAAACTTCAGACATCCTGAGTTTGTCGAAAGACTCTCTGGTTACTGAAAAGTCAAGCATTCGCACCCGCTAAAGTCGCTTGCTTGGCTTTTCTTTTTTTATCCTTTTTTCTTTTTACTTACTTTTTTCTTTTTATCAAAATCATCCACTATTTCATGATACAATTGACGCAATTCTTCATCAGTCTTTTCCTTATATAATTTCTGAAATATTGCCGAAATCATTTCTTCTAATATCTCACATGCAAGACCTGATCTTGTAGTCCTCCATCTTTCTGCTAAATGATCCAGTATTGCTACTTTAAATTTATCTATCCTCATCATCACGGGAACACTCAAATCTTCATAAGCATCTATTAAATCTAAGGTCTCTTCTTTTCTATTAATGAAATTAGTAATGTTTTCTTCAAACATTGGCCCTTTTTTGTTCTCCCTATCTCCGGCTTTCTTATTTAATATTTTTTTCTTCACGGCATTATCTCCTTTCAGAATAATCATAATGATTACATTTTGTAATCATTATAGTAAGTATTTTTATTATGTCAAGCTTTTTTAAAATTTTTTTTGTAATTAAGAAGTCAG
Encoded proteins:
- a CDS encoding transcriptional regulator, whose protein sequence is MSEKELLGKTYLNEKEVAAITGRAVSTLRNERFMRKGLPYLKVGGRSIRYKSEDVIAFMEGRRITFDEVVA
- a CDS encoding integrase produces the protein MPKQDRIKTKYPGVYYIAKGKEKTFYIIYYLNGKKIEEKAGRQFENDMTAAKAAGIRAERSKGKEPSNTSRREQVRAAKLAEAGKMTLARLWKEYEANKADSKAINTDRGRFEKYLMPDFGNKEPHKIIRLEADRLRIRLLKTLKPQTVKHVFGLLKRIVNFGVSRQLCGNLNFIVETIKVDNQKTEDLNPEQLKNLLTAIDKSEDIEAANIMRLALYTGMRRGEMFKLKWNDIDFQRGFIAIRNPKGGVSQKIPLNEQARQVLENHPKTEIIRNNKKEISEYVFLRPDGEPFTDIRRRVNPIKKAAGIPADFRALHGLRHSFASMLASSGKVDLYTIQKLLTHKSPVMTQRYAHLRDEALRNASTLAGNIIDAATNKNVVELHKEKKA
- a CDS encoding integrase, producing MPYKRKKKNKTEWIADVMRQGKRYYRIFDTKAKALAWESEIRNTPEKELMIPSESLTLIEWAIKYLEYAEIKFSAKTFDEKKSVFKRFFKQVDPSLPVASIKPVIVLNYLRMQATKRSGYAANKERKNLLAGWNWGIKYLSLPSPNPCLTERFPEERHNRYVPPESDFWSVYESLEGQDKVMLLAYLHLAARRSELYRLKWDDVDFAGQQVRIGTRKRLGGSLEYDWLPMTDELFNAMILHRQATKTEWVFPNPEKGVPFIARQRHMRRICNKAGVKPFGLHAVRHLTASILAQAGVPMVTIQSILRHRKLATTERYIHGLAPIRPALEILSNRNSRPKVTTMYQNQQQQKLIAL